The following are encoded together in the Deinococcus malanensis genome:
- the trmFO gene encoding methylenetetrahydrofolate--tRNA-(uracil(54)-C(5))-methyltransferase (FADH(2)-oxidizing) TrmFO, whose protein sequence is MSGTDAAITVIGAGLAGSEAALAAARLGVRVRLHEMRPQRMTPAHRSANFAELVCSNSLGGEGEKQSKGLLQAELRSVGGAVVTAADASRLPAGNALAVERDEFSARVTRTIREHPLIEVIEGEVEAVPEGITVIASGPLTSDVLAADVARLTGSDRLSFYDAAAPVIDASTINMDIAWRAGRYDQTADYLNCPFTKEEYLAFFEALEQARAHTPHDWEKLEFFEGCMPIEEIARRGVDTPRFGPMSPKGLDNPRTGRWPYAVAQLRQEDREGRLWSLVGFQTGLKWGDQKAVVGLIPGLENAEIVRYGVMHRNTYLNAPEVLNATLQLRADPTKLVAGVLAGTEGYLESAGTGWLAGTNAARLALGLSPLTPPAESMLGGLTRYLASANPKGFQPMNVNWALVPELPVPEGKRKWGKHEKRPILFRRGLEAFMIWARDEAGLQITPPALPVPEPEAVTCAR, encoded by the coding sequence ATGAGTGGGACGGACGCAGCTATTACGGTAATCGGAGCGGGCCTGGCAGGCTCGGAGGCGGCGCTGGCCGCCGCGAGATTGGGCGTCCGCGTCCGCCTGCACGAAATGCGTCCCCAGCGCATGACCCCGGCACACCGCAGCGCCAACTTTGCAGAGCTGGTGTGCAGCAATTCACTGGGAGGCGAGGGGGAGAAGCAGAGCAAGGGCCTGCTCCAGGCTGAACTGCGCAGCGTGGGCGGCGCGGTGGTCACAGCTGCCGATGCCTCGCGCCTCCCGGCGGGCAACGCACTCGCCGTGGAACGTGACGAGTTCAGCGCCCGGGTGACCCGCACCATCCGCGAACACCCCCTGATCGAGGTCATCGAAGGCGAGGTCGAGGCGGTCCCCGAAGGCATCACCGTCATCGCCTCGGGACCTTTGACCTCCGACGTCCTAGCGGCCGATGTCGCGCGGCTGACCGGCAGTGACCGCCTCAGCTTCTATGACGCCGCTGCACCTGTAATTGACGCCTCGACCATCAACATGGACATCGCCTGGCGTGCCGGGCGCTACGACCAGACTGCCGATTACCTCAACTGCCCCTTCACCAAAGAGGAGTATCTGGCGTTTTTCGAGGCGCTGGAACAGGCCCGCGCGCACACCCCGCACGACTGGGAGAAGCTGGAGTTCTTCGAGGGATGCATGCCCATCGAGGAAATCGCCCGCCGGGGCGTGGACACGCCGCGCTTCGGGCCCATGTCGCCCAAGGGCCTGGACAACCCCCGCACCGGGCGCTGGCCCTACGCGGTCGCCCAGCTGCGCCAGGAAGACCGTGAAGGCCGCCTGTGGTCCCTGGTCGGCTTCCAGACCGGCCTGAAGTGGGGGGATCAGAAGGCGGTCGTGGGGCTGATTCCGGGGCTGGAGAACGCCGAGATCGTCCGCTACGGCGTGATGCACCGCAACACCTACCTCAATGCCCCGGAAGTCCTGAACGCCACCCTGCAACTTCGCGCGGACCCCACCAAGCTGGTCGCCGGCGTGCTGGCCGGCACCGAGGGCTACCTGGAAAGCGCGGGAACCGGCTGGCTGGCCGGCACCAATGCGGCCCGCCTGGCGCTGGGCCTGTCACCGCTGACCCCACCGGCCGAGAGCATGCTGGGCGGCCTGACCCGTTACCTGGCCAGCGCCAACCCGAAGGGGTTCCAGCCCATGAACGTCAACTGGGCCCTGGTGCCGGAATTGCCCGTGCCGGAAGGCAAACGCAAATGGGGCAAGCACGAAAAACGGCCCATTCTGTTCCGGCGTGGCCTGGAGGCGTTCATGATCTGGGCACGCGACGAGGCCGGGTTGCAGATCACTCCGCCTGCGCTGCCTGTACCCGAGCCCGAAGCCGTCACCTGCGCCCGCTGA
- a CDS encoding YdcF family protein — MLQGAALGCALATLAAFLGEVRMPAPLVLLLIIAGAVAAWFPLTWRVMQVGCVLLAGVLALCLLTPVLRAPLRALILAESPVPADAIVVLGGGVQCGTRTQAPGSAARLMRGLELWRAGYAKVVTVSEPSGLIGPADCPRLSALQRDQITALYPRGGPEVLTLLRVTTTRDEAARVRRLAEARSWERVLLVTSPSHSRRAAGLFRSYGLNVASVPASEPLFDTTLPLPSDRLYALRVLLYEGLSRVKARLGGTPER; from the coding sequence CTGCTGCAGGGGGCTGCTCTGGGCTGTGCCCTGGCCACCCTGGCGGCGTTTCTGGGCGAGGTGCGTATGCCTGCGCCGCTGGTCCTGCTGCTGATCATTGCCGGTGCGGTGGCGGCGTGGTTTCCGCTGACCTGGCGCGTGATGCAGGTCGGCTGTGTCCTGCTGGCTGGGGTGCTGGCCCTGTGCCTGCTCACTCCGGTCCTGCGCGCACCCCTCAGGGCCCTGATCCTGGCCGAGTCGCCTGTGCCGGCAGACGCGATCGTGGTCCTGGGCGGCGGGGTGCAGTGTGGCACACGCACCCAGGCACCTGGCAGCGCGGCTCGACTGATGCGTGGCCTGGAACTGTGGCGCGCCGGATACGCGAAGGTTGTCACCGTATCTGAGCCCTCGGGCCTGATCGGGCCGGCGGATTGCCCCCGGCTCAGCGCCCTGCAGCGTGACCAGATCACGGCGCTGTACCCTCGCGGCGGTCCGGAGGTCCTGACGTTGCTCCGCGTGACCACCACCCGTGACGAGGCGGCGCGCGTGCGGCGGCTGGCGGAGGCACGCAGCTGGGAGCGGGTCCTGCTCGTGACCTCGCCCAGCCATTCGCGCCGCGCTGCGGGGCTGTTCCGGTCCTATGGCCTGAACGTGGCCAGCGTGCCGGCAAGCGAACCCCTGTTCGATACCACCCTGCCGCTGCCCAGTGACCGCCTTTACGCCCTGCGGGTGCTGCTGTACGAGGGCCTTTCGCGTGTCAAGGCCCGGCTGGGAGGCACGCCGGAGCGCTGA
- a CDS encoding DUF305 domain-containing protein produces MLRLARSRVLVPLVLMLAVIGAALVYGLQLRRPGEASTEVRFVREMIQHHTQAVDLSLRVRERSDDRTVRTLALDILLSQQEQIGQMRGWLTLWGRPWGGPGMSAEHARTMGMATPAEVAALDTLPPAQADRHFLKLMIRHHDGALAMVEPALKGGVRPEVQALARQIQATQAAEIKVMTDLLRARGAQPLPETAGDEAPAGHQH; encoded by the coding sequence ATGCTTCGCCTTGCCCGCTCCAGAGTTCTCGTCCCTCTTGTGCTGATGCTGGCCGTGATCGGGGCCGCCCTGGTCTACGGTCTTCAGCTGCGTAGGCCGGGCGAGGCCAGCACCGAGGTCCGGTTTGTGCGTGAGATGATTCAGCACCACACTCAGGCCGTGGACCTGTCCCTGCGCGTGCGCGAGCGCAGCGACGACCGGACCGTGCGAACGCTGGCGCTGGACATTCTGCTGTCACAGCAAGAACAGATCGGGCAGATGCGGGGCTGGCTGACCCTGTGGGGCCGGCCCTGGGGTGGACCTGGCATGAGCGCGGAACACGCCCGGACAATGGGCATGGCCACCCCAGCCGAGGTGGCCGCGCTGGACACGCTGCCCCCCGCGCAGGCCGACAGGCATTTCCTGAAACTGATGATCCGGCACCACGACGGGGCCCTGGCCATGGTCGAACCTGCCCTGAAAGGCGGCGTGCGCCCGGAGGTCCAGGCCCTGGCCCGACAGATTCAGGCGACCCAGGCCGCCGAGATCAAGGTCATGACTGACCTTCTGCGCGCCCGTGGCGCCCAACCCCTGCCGGAGACTGCTGGGGATGAGGCCCCTGCCGGGCATCAGCACTAG
- a CDS encoding GNAT family N-acetyltransferase, whose protein sequence is MIRPMQATDTPDVLALLNWMDDAPEREVFAPDSRDARELQLECEDNTCFVLDGNEGVVAYCAIGQFRDGMVLEGPVSEPGTSGALAPLITRAIEEAEGLPVYAFCARDNLPVRDALEQAGLSPLHTTDFYSAPLPKLTSRARVPDGHSLARRLPIAEYRALYRDSEDAWAGRLDWGPEQYDAHFARDDVRLVVLRREDRTVGFAELELHPDDARADLTYLAVHPAERGQGYGRALLALAAAEAETHPEIRNLRVRAHDHMRAARALYAHAGMTHCRSVMSYLKEGDEEA, encoded by the coding sequence ATGATCCGTCCGATGCAGGCCACCGACACCCCAGACGTTCTCGCGCTCCTGAACTGGATGGATGACGCCCCGGAACGCGAGGTGTTCGCCCCGGACTCCCGCGACGCCCGCGAACTGCAACTTGAATGCGAGGACAACACCTGTTTCGTGCTCGACGGCAACGAAGGGGTGGTCGCCTACTGCGCCATCGGCCAGTTTCGTGACGGCATGGTGCTTGAAGGCCCAGTTAGTGAACCGGGAACGTCAGGTGCCCTGGCGCCTCTGATCACCCGCGCCATTGAGGAGGCCGAGGGCCTGCCCGTGTATGCCTTCTGCGCCCGCGACAACCTGCCAGTGCGTGACGCGCTTGAACAGGCCGGCCTGAGCCCGCTGCATACCACTGACTTTTACTCTGCGCCGCTGCCCAAACTGACCTCCAGGGCCCGGGTGCCCGATGGGCACTCCCTGGCGCGCCGCCTGCCTATCGCGGAATACCGCGCGCTGTACCGGGATTCTGAAGACGCCTGGGCTGGCCGGTTGGACTGGGGCCCCGAGCAGTATGATGCCCACTTCGCGCGGGACGACGTGCGGCTGGTGGTGTTGCGCCGCGAGGACCGGACCGTCGGCTTTGCAGAGCTCGAACTGCACCCCGACGACGCACGGGCTGACCTGACCTATCTGGCGGTTCACCCGGCCGAGCGTGGTCAGGGCTACGGGCGGGCGCTGCTGGCCCTGGCCGCGGCAGAAGCCGAGACGCATCCGGAAATCCGGAACCTGCGGGTGCGCGCCCATGACCACATGCGCGCCGCACGTGCGCTGTACGCCCATGCGGGCATGACCCACTGCCGCTCGGTGATGAGTTACCTCAAGGAAGGCGACGAGGAAGCCTGA
- a CDS encoding DUF4258 domain-containing protein — MQAGTDLLALRAQLSRAEKAARRAPTPPPAPRPARPTPINPQREVELAGIATDDFSLSRAHARLRDAVYDGRYHVCPHAIGHARAEGFLEHDIMNVLLSGRVRAVYPDDRRWLVCGAFEACGVSLPLHVVVQHYRDGHVDIVTAFVPKHPYHIISRARLAVMLRYDDERIRVRTAQAGNRVGYRSKGKWKKSA, encoded by the coding sequence CTGCAGGCCGGAACCGATCTGCTTGCCCTGCGCGCCCAGCTCTCCCGCGCCGAGAAAGCCGCCAGGCGGGCCCCCACACCGCCCCCGGCGCCTCGTCCGGCACGTCCGACTCCGATCAATCCCCAGCGGGAAGTAGAACTGGCAGGAATTGCCACCGATGATTTCAGCCTGTCACGCGCCCATGCCCGGCTGCGTGACGCCGTGTACGACGGGCGGTACCACGTCTGCCCGCATGCCATCGGTCACGCGCGCGCCGAGGGCTTTCTGGAACACGACATCATGAATGTGCTGCTGTCCGGCCGGGTGCGCGCGGTCTACCCCGACGACCGGCGTTGGCTGGTCTGCGGAGCCTTTGAGGCCTGCGGGGTGTCGCTTCCCCTGCATGTGGTGGTGCAGCACTACCGCGACGGGCATGTGGACATCGTGACCGCCTTCGTGCCCAAGCACCCCTACCACATCATCAGCCGCGCGCGCCTGGCCGTGATGCTGCGCTACGACGACGAACGCATTCGCGTGCGCACCGCCCAGGCCGGCAACAGGGTGGGATACCGCAGCAAGGGCAAGTGGAAGAAAAGCGCCTGA
- a CDS encoding substrate-binding periplasmic protein produces the protein MKRTAVLSLLSAALLGGHSEARTLAEIRNSGTLRIATSADFAPYSFMQAGMFTGFDIDLGNELALRMGLHVEWVTLPYDGLLGKLNTGDEVDVVFATTSTTQNQSVLTSAAYGCTNTVLLTRRGGPTSQKALSGKTLGAEEGRPYLTYLKKMPFQKIVQVYPSSTDAILAAATGRVAAVATDQYTALSAMKTYPKANLVIGQTLAREQLVLAVGRKNTALRDAINTTLKSMQREGSINALGQSYFGKKIGC, from the coding sequence GTGAAACGAACTGCTGTTCTGTCGCTTCTGTCTGCTGCCCTGCTGGGCGGCCACAGCGAAGCCCGCACCCTCGCTGAGATTCGAAACAGCGGCACCCTGCGTATTGCCACCAGCGCTGACTTCGCTCCCTACAGCTTTATGCAGGCCGGCATGTTCACCGGCTTCGACATAGATCTGGGCAATGAGCTGGCTCTGCGTATGGGCCTGCACGTCGAGTGGGTGACCCTGCCCTATGACGGCCTGTTGGGGAAGCTCAATACCGGTGACGAGGTGGATGTGGTCTTCGCCACGACCAGCACCACCCAGAACCAGAGCGTGCTGACCTCGGCCGCGTACGGCTGCACCAACACCGTGCTGCTGACCCGCAGGGGCGGTCCTACGTCGCAGAAAGCGCTCTCCGGTAAGACCCTGGGTGCTGAGGAGGGGCGTCCCTACCTGACTTACCTTAAGAAAATGCCTTTCCAGAAAATTGTGCAGGTCTACCCCAGCTCTACCGATGCCATCCTGGCGGCGGCCACGGGACGGGTGGCGGCCGTGGCCACCGACCAGTACACCGCGCTCAGCGCGATGAAAACCTATCCCAAGGCCAATCTGGTCATCGGGCAGACCCTCGCCCGCGAGCAGCTGGTGCTGGCAGTGGGCCGCAAAAACACCGCCCTGCGTGATGCCATCAACACGACGCTGAAAAGCATGCAGCGCGAGGGCAGCATCAACGCCCTGGGCCAGTCCTACTTTGGCAAGAAAATCGGCTGCTGA
- the mnmE gene encoding tRNA uridine-5-carboxymethylaminomethyl(34) synthesis GTPase MnmE has translation MTRSGLTDTIAAIATAPGSAGVGIVRVSGPQALTVADGMFAGKRKPTRTPGGRFLFGQLIAADGEVLDEGLCLVFRGPHSYTGEDVAELQAHGSPAVLGRVLSRVLELGARPARPGEFTLRAYLSGRLDLAQAEAVLGLVEAQTDAARRQASLGLSGALGSRIARIGGNITRTLAALQAMLDYPEEGVPEEDREAPLQAAEHDLSELVQSARAGQVATRGARLALIGRPNAGKSSLLNALLGYERSIVTPIPGTTRDYLEAGVELAGVPVTLVDTAGIRHTTDQVEAAGVKQAVALAGAADLVLVLEDGQQPREALPTDLPEGARMIRVQTKADLDAAWSDAAALRVSAVTGEGLPQLRDAIHAALMGDAARGEAWLTTERQADAARRALAHVQAARHLPDDLASWELEEALRALSDLTGRDVQEDVVDAVFRNFCVGK, from the coding sequence GTGACCCGATCCGGACTGACCGACACTATTGCCGCCATTGCCACCGCTCCGGGCAGCGCTGGGGTGGGCATCGTGCGGGTCAGTGGTCCGCAGGCCCTGACCGTGGCCGACGGGATGTTTGCAGGGAAACGCAAGCCCACGCGGACCCCGGGCGGCCGGTTTCTCTTCGGTCAGCTGATCGCGGCCGATGGTGAGGTGCTGGACGAGGGCCTGTGTCTGGTCTTCCGTGGCCCCCACAGCTATACCGGTGAGGATGTGGCCGAGTTGCAGGCCCACGGCAGCCCGGCGGTGCTGGGGCGGGTGCTGTCCCGGGTACTGGAACTGGGTGCGCGGCCGGCCCGACCCGGTGAATTTACGCTGCGGGCCTACCTCTCGGGGCGTCTAGATCTGGCGCAGGCCGAGGCAGTGCTGGGTCTGGTCGAAGCGCAGACCGACGCCGCGCGCCGGCAGGCCAGCCTGGGGCTGTCTGGCGCACTGGGATCGCGAATCGCTCGGATCGGGGGCAACATCACCCGCACGCTGGCCGCCCTGCAGGCCATGCTGGACTACCCGGAGGAAGGCGTGCCCGAGGAGGACCGGGAGGCGCCCCTTCAGGCGGCCGAGCACGACCTGAGTGAGCTGGTCCAGAGTGCCCGCGCCGGTCAGGTGGCGACGCGGGGCGCCCGGCTGGCCCTGATCGGCCGGCCCAACGCCGGGAAAAGCAGCCTGCTCAATGCCCTGCTGGGATATGAACGCAGCATTGTCACGCCCATCCCTGGTACCACACGCGACTATCTGGAAGCTGGCGTGGAACTGGCCGGCGTGCCGGTCACGCTGGTGGACACTGCCGGCATCCGTCACACCACGGATCAGGTGGAAGCCGCCGGAGTGAAACAGGCCGTGGCGCTGGCGGGGGCTGCGGATCTGGTCCTGGTGCTTGAGGACGGCCAGCAGCCCCGCGAAGCATTGCCCACCGACCTGCCTGAAGGCGCCCGCATGATCCGTGTGCAGACCAAGGCTGACCTGGACGCTGCCTGGAGCGACGCTGCGGCCCTGCGCGTGAGTGCCGTGACCGGTGAGGGGCTGCCCCAGCTTCGGGACGCCATCCATGCGGCGCTGATGGGAGACGCAGCGCGCGGCGAAGCCTGGCTGACCACCGAACGTCAGGCGGACGCCGCGCGCCGCGCCCTGGCCCATGTGCAGGCGGCCCGTCACCTGCCCGACGACCTGGCGAGCTGGGAACTGGAAGAAGCGCTGCGTGCCCTGTCGGACCTGACCGGACGCGACGTGCAAGAGGACGTCGTCGACGCCGTCTTCCGCAACTTCTGCGTGGGCAAGTAG
- a CDS encoding ABC transporter ATP-binding protein, with protein MLAPLLDVQNLQISPGRRVSVQLPSLQLNTGDLLHLRGSNGAGKTTLLRALAGDQPYQGQIRIAGSRPGSVQARRHTAFVPTDPELPGDLTVREWLEFLAAAWSQPARPLLSHAQQFGLNDWLEDWPTSLSRGTRQKVALAAALGLRCGLTLLDEPFGTLDAASREALRRAIGRHVAQGGAVIVVTHGDELEGLDPRRLDLSLLPEIS; from the coding sequence GTGCTCGCTCCCCTGCTGGACGTGCAGAATCTGCAGATATCACCTGGCCGCCGCGTATCTGTTCAGCTGCCATCCTTACAACTCAACACTGGAGACCTGCTGCATCTGCGCGGGTCCAATGGTGCAGGGAAAACCACGTTACTGCGTGCTCTGGCCGGTGACCAGCCGTACCAGGGGCAGATCCGGATCGCGGGCTCCAGACCAGGAAGCGTCCAGGCCCGCCGGCACACCGCTTTTGTGCCCACCGATCCCGAACTGCCGGGTGACCTGACCGTCCGTGAATGGCTAGAGTTCCTGGCCGCAGCCTGGAGCCAGCCGGCTCGACCGCTGCTGAGTCACGCCCAGCAGTTCGGTCTGAACGACTGGCTGGAAGACTGGCCGACCAGCCTGTCACGTGGAACCCGGCAGAAGGTCGCCCTGGCTGCGGCGCTGGGGCTGCGCTGCGGGCTGACCCTGCTCGACGAACCGTTCGGAACTCTGGACGCGGCTTCCAGAGAAGCGCTGCGTCGGGCCATAGGTCGTCACGTCGCCCAGGGTGGAGCCGTAATTGTCGTGACCCACGGCGACGAACTGGAGGGTCTGGATCCACGCAGGCTGGACCTGTCCCTGCTGCCTGAGATCTCGTGA
- a CDS encoding insulinase family protein, with protein MTTNTLPALPTAGERLGQYLVERVEALPEMQGQLILLRHDNGARHAHVVRDDDNAAFGVTFPTVPKDSTGVAHILEHIVLMGSQRYPVPDPFFSMLPRSLNTFMNAMTSNDWTTYPFSTRNEKDFFNLLGVYLDATFFPLMRYESFRQDGHRFEFATPDDPTSELKLQGVVYNEMKGAMASPGSVIWRAFGKALFPELTYANNSGGAPENIPGLTYENLRAFHAAHYHPSNAFFFTYGKLPLERILEVVEEHVMSHFTRQDLDVSIPDQTPFPEPRTERVTYPGSDVERGAQVLVGWKLGLTSHADSNLRWSVLSDVLLGNPAAPLTRPLIDSGLGSALADLSGYRDSFREGAFAAGLKGLPAGKAQEVETLVLDTMRSIVQEGIAPELIESSLHQFEIGQKEVSNAGYPYGLQVMFRLLGPWLYGGDPVTGLRLDAELERLRADLQRGRVFETMIEQELLNNPHRVTLEVAPDPELATRAEADEKALVQRLSADFTDEDRQRVVAESLRLKELQGQESDPTILPTLALSDVPTEVPRVGYRAEETGSATVGRVPLPTGGLSYLDVQVRLPDVPEDLLGTLPLYAFAVTRSGAAGQDYVALSRRLEAVTGGVTASVNVGSRPDNLGALRLTLSFSGKALSRNAPALVEVMRDLLVAPEFTRDRLEQLLKQRLAGMKASVVQSGNMYAERLALAQVSPAGVLHERFSGLSALAALKTIVEEGGLDELLARFERVRELLTRGTPLLCLTTTPDDIALDLTPLTGVFGTPEPVGHPAPALLRGGPQARLTDSPVAFNAVAFQTVPYTHADSPALLVLSRLLRSEYLLSEIREKGGAYGGGASFEPQQGLFSMSSYRDPHISRTLQVFRDARAFLDTPLGERELTEAILASSKLLDPLTSPDTAGRLRFFGDQAGYTPEVQEAYKDRLLQVALDDLRRVMDTYLTPERAAYGLVAGRDPNEDVKELGLNFAVQTI; from the coding sequence GTGACCACCAACACACTGCCTGCCCTGCCCACCGCCGGGGAGCGGCTGGGCCAATACCTCGTGGAACGTGTCGAGGCCCTGCCGGAAATGCAGGGTCAGCTGATCCTGTTGCGCCACGACAACGGTGCGCGACATGCCCACGTGGTCCGTGATGACGACAACGCGGCCTTCGGCGTGACCTTTCCCACCGTCCCGAAAGACAGCACGGGCGTGGCGCACATCCTGGAGCACATCGTGCTGATGGGCAGCCAGCGCTACCCGGTGCCGGACCCATTTTTCAGCATGCTGCCGCGCAGCCTGAACACGTTCATGAATGCCATGACCAGCAACGACTGGACGACCTATCCTTTTTCCACCCGTAACGAAAAGGATTTTTTCAACCTGCTGGGCGTGTACCTGGACGCGACCTTCTTCCCGCTGATGCGCTACGAGAGCTTCCGCCAGGACGGTCACCGCTTCGAGTTCGCGACCCCCGACGACCCCACCAGTGAGCTGAAACTGCAGGGCGTGGTGTACAACGAGATGAAAGGGGCCATGGCCTCGCCGGGTTCGGTGATCTGGCGGGCGTTCGGCAAGGCGCTGTTCCCGGAGCTGACCTATGCCAACAACAGCGGCGGTGCTCCCGAAAACATCCCGGGTCTGACCTACGAGAACCTGCGGGCCTTCCACGCCGCGCACTACCACCCCAGCAACGCTTTTTTCTTCACCTACGGCAAGCTGCCACTTGAGCGCATTCTGGAGGTCGTCGAGGAACACGTCATGTCGCACTTCACGCGGCAGGACCTCGATGTCAGCATTCCGGACCAGACCCCTTTCCCTGAGCCCCGCACCGAGCGGGTCACCTACCCGGGCAGTGACGTGGAACGCGGCGCACAGGTGCTGGTGGGCTGGAAGCTGGGCCTGACCAGCCACGCGGACAGCAACCTGCGCTGGAGCGTGCTGAGCGACGTGCTGCTGGGCAACCCGGCTGCGCCGCTGACCCGGCCGCTGATCGACTCCGGCCTGGGCAGCGCCCTGGCTGACCTGAGCGGCTACCGCGATTCCTTCCGCGAAGGCGCCTTTGCCGCTGGCCTCAAGGGGCTGCCCGCTGGCAAGGCTCAGGAGGTCGAGACCCTGGTCCTGGACACCATGCGCAGCATCGTGCAGGAGGGGATTGCCCCGGAGCTGATCGAGAGCAGCCTGCACCAGTTCGAGATCGGGCAGAAGGAGGTCAGCAACGCGGGCTACCCTTACGGCCTGCAGGTGATGTTCCGGCTGCTGGGCCCCTGGCTGTATGGCGGTGATCCCGTGACCGGGCTGCGCCTGGATGCCGAACTCGAGCGCCTGCGCGCCGACCTGCAGCGCGGCCGGGTGTTCGAGACCATGATCGAGCAGGAACTGCTGAACAACCCCCACCGCGTCACGCTGGAAGTCGCCCCCGATCCGGAACTGGCAACCCGCGCCGAGGCCGACGAGAAAGCCCTGGTCCAGCGCCTGAGCGCCGACTTTACCGACGAGGACCGCCAGCGGGTGGTGGCCGAGAGCCTGCGTCTCAAGGAGTTGCAGGGCCAGGAAAGTGACCCCACTATCCTGCCGACCCTGGCCCTGAGCGACGTCCCGACCGAGGTTCCCCGCGTCGGGTACCGCGCGGAGGAAACGGGCAGCGCCACCGTGGGCCGCGTGCCGCTCCCGACTGGCGGGCTGAGCTATCTGGACGTCCAGGTGCGTCTGCCGGACGTTCCCGAAGACCTGCTGGGTACCCTGCCGCTGTACGCCTTTGCGGTCACGCGCAGCGGCGCGGCCGGGCAGGATTACGTGGCCCTGTCCCGCCGGCTGGAAGCGGTCACCGGCGGCGTCACGGCCAGTGTGAACGTCGGCAGCCGGCCGGACAACCTGGGGGCCCTGCGGCTGACCCTCAGCTTCAGCGGCAAGGCCCTGTCACGCAACGCCCCGGCGCTGGTCGAGGTCATGCGTGACCTGCTGGTGGCTCCTGAATTTACCCGGGATCGCCTGGAGCAGCTGCTCAAGCAGCGTCTGGCCGGCATGAAAGCCAGCGTGGTCCAGAGCGGCAACATGTACGCCGAGCGGCTGGCGCTGGCCCAGGTCAGCCCGGCCGGGGTGCTGCACGAACGCTTCAGCGGACTGTCGGCTCTGGCGGCCCTGAAGACCATCGTGGAGGAAGGCGGGCTCGACGAGCTGCTGGCCCGCTTCGAACGGGTCCGGGAATTGTTGACCCGCGGAACGCCACTGCTGTGCCTGACCACGACCCCGGATGACATTGCCCTGGATCTCACTCCGCTGACCGGGGTCTTTGGAACGCCGGAGCCGGTAGGGCATCCTGCTCCGGCCCTGCTGCGGGGAGGCCCGCAGGCCCGCCTGACCGACTCCCCGGTGGCTTTCAATGCGGTGGCCTTCCAGACCGTCCCCTATACCCACGCCGACAGCCCGGCCCTGCTGGTGTTGTCGCGGCTGCTGCGCAGCGAGTACCTGTTGTCGGAAATCCGCGAGAAGGGCGGCGCCTACGGTGGTGGTGCCAGCTTCGAGCCGCAGCAGGGCCTGTTTTCCATGAGCAGCTACCGCGACCCGCACATCTCCCGCACCCTGCAGGTATTCCGTGACGCCCGCGCGTTCCTGGATACGCCTCTGGGCGAGCGTGAACTGACCGAGGCGATCCTGGCCTCCAGCAAGCTGCTCGATCCCCTGACCAGCCCCGACACGGCCGGCCGCCTGCGCTTCTTCGGTGATCAGGCCGGCTACACGCCCGAGGTACAGGAGGCCTACAAGGACCGCCTGCTGCAGGTGGCCCTTGATGACCTGAGGCGCGTCATGGACACCTACCTGACGCCTGAGCGTGCGGCCTACGGTCTGGTCGCCGGCCGTGATCCGAACGAGGACGTCAAGGAACTGGGCCTCAACTTCGCTGTGCAGACCATCTGA